The Saprospiraceae bacterium genome includes a window with the following:
- a CDS encoding NAD(P)H-dependent oxidoreductase subunit E, translating to MKELFPVEPKRSSLLNRLWDLQNRNRYISDNDVTQLAADLDISAIEVEGVVSFYHFFHRNPAGKFTIYIDDSIIARYKGYHRILEAFERETGATLGGVDRTGTFGLFSTPCIGLSDQAPAVLINFRPFTQLNVIKVKEIVQQLRSGVDIEQIYQHPASNVCTTTYSNRNIFFNTYTPGKAVRELTRYHSDDIIGLLRDTDLSGRGGAFYPTWKKWEACRSNKAENKFIVCNADEGEPGTFKDRVLLQELPGLLLEGMIISGFTVNAQYGIIYLRGEYWWLHEQLQKTIDDFHQLGLLGTDVAGIKDFNFDIRIQVGAGAYVCGEETAMLESMEGQRGEPRTKWFYPVEKGYLQSPTIINNVETICAAGRIVELGVNEYNKMGLPGSPGTKLISVSGDCQNPGVYEIPWGITVAELLELCGAINPYYIQVSGPSGECISINEKFRRISMLDLLGLPDLRCGGSFMIFNRDREIIDILLNFASFFKKESCGICTPCRAGNFIIERKLEKLKNKLARQSDIDDMISWGHIIKTTSRCGLGKTSCNSLVMAMQKFGGYFDKLIDKKEDSLIVGFNIEEAVADYEQYKP from the coding sequence ATGAAAGAATTATTTCCGGTGGAGCCCAAACGGAGTTCTCTGTTGAATAGGTTATGGGATTTGCAAAACCGAAATAGGTATATCTCTGATAATGACGTCACACAGTTAGCTGCTGATTTGGATATTTCAGCGATAGAAGTGGAAGGTGTGGTATCTTTTTATCATTTTTTTCATCGTAACCCTGCTGGTAAATTTACAATTTATATTGATGACAGTATCATAGCCCGATATAAAGGATATCACAGAATATTAGAAGCATTTGAGCGTGAAACCGGAGCTACTTTGGGTGGTGTGGACAGAACAGGAACTTTTGGACTTTTCAGTACGCCATGTATAGGTTTAAGCGATCAGGCTCCTGCTGTCCTTATCAATTTCAGACCATTTACCCAACTTAATGTCATCAAGGTAAAGGAAATCGTACAGCAGTTGCGTAGTGGTGTGGATATAGAGCAAATATATCAGCATCCGGCATCCAATGTATGTACAACTACTTATAGTAACAGGAATATCTTTTTCAACACCTATACACCGGGCAAAGCAGTCAGAGAATTAACCAGGTACCATTCAGATGATATCATAGGGCTTCTCAGAGACACTGATCTTTCAGGACGTGGCGGAGCATTCTATCCAACATGGAAAAAGTGGGAAGCTTGCAGGTCCAATAAAGCTGAAAATAAATTTATAGTATGTAATGCTGATGAAGGAGAGCCCGGAACTTTTAAGGACAGGGTTCTACTACAGGAATTGCCGGGTTTGCTGCTCGAAGGAATGATCATTTCAGGATTTACCGTAAATGCACAATATGGCATTATATATCTGCGGGGAGAATATTGGTGGCTCCACGAACAGCTTCAAAAGACCATTGATGATTTTCATCAGTTGGGCTTGCTGGGAACAGATGTAGCAGGCATAAAAGACTTCAATTTTGACATCCGGATACAAGTGGGAGCCGGTGCTTACGTGTGTGGTGAAGAGACGGCTATGCTGGAATCCATGGAAGGTCAACGTGGCGAACCCAGAACGAAGTGGTTTTACCCCGTAGAGAAAGGATATCTGCAAAGTCCAACCATCATCAATAACGTGGAAACCATATGTGCGGCTGGACGTATCGTAGAACTTGGTGTAAATGAATACAATAAAATGGGACTCCCCGGATCGCCCGGCACTAAATTGATCAGTGTTTCAGGTGACTGCCAGAATCCGGGTGTTTATGAAATACCATGGGGTATCACGGTCGCTGAGTTACTTGAGTTATGCGGAGCCATCAATCCCTATTACATTCAGGTAAGCGGTCCTTCCGGTGAATGCATTTCCATCAATGAAAAATTCAGAAGAATCTCTATGCTCGATTTGTTGGGTCTTCCGGATCTGAGATGTGGCGGATCGTTTATGATTTTCAATAGAGATCGCGAAATTATCGATATTCTGCTCAATTTTGCATCATTCTTTAAAAAGGAGTCCTGCGGTATTTGTACTCCGTGCCGTGCCGGTAATTTTATCATTGAGCGCAAGCTCGAAAAACTTAAAAATAAATTGGCCAGACAAAGTGACATTGATGATATGATCAGTTGGGGGCACATTATAAAAACCACGAGTCGATGCGGATTGGGCAAAACATCATGCAATAGTTTAGTTATGGCTATGCAGAAATTTGGCGGATATTTTGATAAGCTGATAGACAAAAAAGAAGATAGCTTGATTGTAGGTTTTAACATCGAAGAAGCGGTGGCCGATTATGAACAATATAAACCATAA
- a CDS encoding HypC/HybG/HupF family hydrogenase formation chaperone codes for MCLAIPGKIIEITSQLDETFRTAKVSFGGILKEINLYMTPDAHIGDYVLVHVGVAISKVDEEEAVKIFSYLKDMGEVEELEPSND; via the coding sequence ATGTGTCTTGCAATACCTGGAAAAATAATAGAAATAACTTCTCAACTGGATGAAACTTTCAGGACTGCCAAAGTATCTTTTGGTGGTATTCTGAAAGAAATCAATCTCTATATGACCCCGGATGCCCATATAGGTGATTATGTATTGGTGCACGTTGGTGTTGCTATCAGTAAAGTGGATGAAGAAGAAGCTGTCAAAATATTCAGTTACCTGAAAGACATGGGAGAAGTGGAAGAACTTGAACCATCCAATGATTGA
- the hypD gene encoding hydrogenase formation protein HypD has translation MKYLSEFRDPALVEDFLNEIHKITTQPWTLMEICGGQTHSLVKNGIPALLPDKITLVHGPGCPVCVTSIGIIDEAIYLAQQRDIILCSFGDMLRVPGSQKSLLEVKAEGADVRILYSPLEAVKLAEENPNKQVVFFAVGFETTAPANALSVVLAAQYKLENYSILASHVLVPPAMEAILSDENNTIDAFLAAGHVCTIMGLDEYYPIAQKYKCPIVVTGFEPVDLLQGILMAVTQLEKGEYKVENQYSRSVLPQGNLIAQQTIHQVFEVNDRVWRGIGNIPQSGYDVNTVFKKYNARLKFNIDIIPAEENKECISGDIMKGLKKPKQCPNFGTKCKPEHPLGAPMVSSEGACAAYYHYAEH, from the coding sequence ATGAAGTACCTGAGTGAATTCCGTGACCCCGCCCTGGTGGAAGATTTTCTGAATGAAATTCACAAAATAACCACTCAGCCCTGGACCCTGATGGAGATTTGTGGTGGACAGACGCACAGTCTTGTAAAAAATGGTATTCCTGCATTATTACCGGATAAAATCACTTTAGTTCATGGACCCGGTTGTCCGGTTTGTGTCACCAGTATTGGTATCATAGATGAAGCAATTTATCTAGCCCAACAACGGGATATCATCCTTTGCTCTTTCGGTGATATGCTTCGGGTACCGGGCAGTCAAAAAAGTCTGCTTGAAGTAAAGGCTGAAGGGGCTGATGTCAGGATACTCTACTCACCCCTGGAAGCTGTAAAACTGGCTGAAGAAAACCCAAATAAACAAGTGGTATTTTTTGCAGTAGGTTTTGAAACTACTGCACCCGCCAATGCTTTAAGTGTTGTTTTAGCCGCTCAGTACAAACTCGAAAACTATAGCATCCTTGCATCCCATGTATTGGTTCCACCTGCTATGGAAGCGATCCTCAGTGATGAAAACAATACCATAGATGCCTTTCTTGCTGCAGGACATGTATGTACCATCATGGGCCTGGATGAATATTACCCCATAGCTCAAAAATACAAATGCCCGATAGTAGTGACAGGTTTTGAACCTGTTGACCTGCTTCAGGGGATATTGATGGCAGTAACCCAACTGGAAAAAGGAGAATATAAAGTTGAAAATCAGTATTCGAGAAGTGTCCTGCCGCAAGGTAACCTTATTGCCCAGCAGACCATTCATCAAGTATTTGAAGTAAATGACAGGGTCTGGCGAGGGATAGGCAATATACCCCAAAGTGGATATGATGTCAATACCGTATTTAAAAAATATAATGCCAGGCTTAAATTTAACATAGATATCATACCGGCAGAAGAAAATAAGGAGTGTATCAGCGGAGATATCATGAAAGGACTGAAAAAACCCAAACAATGTCCAAATTTCGGAACCAAGTGTAAACCTGAACACCCGCTTGGTGCCCCAATGGTAAGTAGTGAAGGCGCTTGTGCAGCTTATTATCATTATGCTGAACATTGA
- the hypE gene encoding hydrogenase expression/formation protein HypE: MPKFDFEVITMGHGSGGLLTHRLLKSGVFDILKNEWLDQQHDGAILNINGKIAFSSDSYVVSPIFFPGGNIGDLAINGTVNDLAMCGANAEYLSLSFIIEEGLRMEELWQILLTIKKAADKAGVVVVTGDTKVVEKGKGDKIFINTSGIGNIHPKANIHHNRIKEGDVVIVSGNIASHGIAIMSVREGLEFETTIETDSLPLNHMVMLLLDQFGENIKFLRDATRGGIASVLNEVAEITSHGIYIDQKLIPVEEQVDGACEMLGLDPLYVANEGVFLCIVDAESANDALNLLKSTQKFDHASIIGHVTTENKGKVIMKSKVGGTRMVNFLPGEQLPRIC; this comes from the coding sequence ATGCCAAAATTTGATTTTGAAGTTATCACAATGGGTCATGGCAGTGGTGGTTTGCTTACACACCGTCTACTCAAAAGTGGTGTTTTTGATATATTGAAAAATGAATGGCTGGATCAGCAGCACGATGGGGCAATATTGAATATCAATGGAAAAATTGCTTTCAGTTCAGATAGTTATGTTGTATCGCCCATATTTTTTCCGGGCGGCAATATAGGTGATCTGGCTATCAATGGCACCGTCAATGATCTGGCTATGTGCGGTGCAAATGCGGAATATCTTTCACTCAGTTTTATCATAGAAGAAGGGCTGCGAATGGAAGAATTATGGCAGATACTCCTTACTATAAAGAAAGCGGCAGATAAAGCAGGCGTAGTCGTTGTGACCGGGGATACCAAAGTGGTGGAAAAAGGAAAAGGGGACAAAATATTTATCAACACATCAGGAATAGGGAATATTCATCCGAAAGCAAATATCCACCACAACAGAATAAAGGAAGGAGATGTGGTCATCGTAAGTGGAAATATTGCAAGTCACGGCATAGCTATTATGAGTGTAAGGGAAGGTCTTGAGTTCGAAACGACTATTGAAACAGACAGTTTGCCGCTTAATCACATGGTTATGCTTTTGCTGGATCAATTTGGAGAAAACATCAAATTTTTACGGGATGCTACGAGAGGTGGAATAGCTTCAGTACTAAATGAAGTAGCCGAAATTACTTCACATGGTATATACATTGATCAAAAACTTATCCCTGTGGAGGAGCAGGTGGATGGTGCCTGCGAAATGCTTGGTCTCGACCCGTTGTACGTAGCCAATGAAGGTGTGTTTCTATGTATTGTTGATGCCGAATCAGCAAATGACGCATTAAATTTATTAAAAAGTACGCAAAAATTTGATCATGCTTCTATCATTGGTCATGTTACTACTGAAAATAAAGGCAAAGTAATCATGAAAAGTAAAGTTGGTGGTACCCGAATGGTTAATTTCCTGCCTGGTGAGCAGTTGCCTAGGATTTGCTAA
- a CDS encoding ATP-binding protein, with product MEKLVEKSARKINNVSIAFKRYLYHKINKSNRLIAIKGARGTGKTTLLLQLAKDYNPDEVLYVALDDLFFSENTLYSLAEKFAKIGGKIILIDEVHKYPNWSRELKLVYDDFADLKVIFTSSSILDIYKGESDLSRRAVTYNLAELSFREYLLLYEKIELPVLTLEEILTDHKSISLDLLEQFTPFKHFSKYLKIGNYPYFENNKEEYYQKLRNTVNLILEVDLQTTENLDFHTLAKLKRLLFVISSNVPFTPNILKISDTIQLNRNALVRALQLLDRAALIRMVYKQTRSISLLNKPDKIWMHNTNLMFAISGEHVVIGTIRETFFMQNLAHHHVLSLPEKGDVLVDNTHLFEIGGKNKSKKQIAHLENAYVVNDDIEVGFQNSIPLWLFGFLY from the coding sequence ATGGAGAAATTAGTAGAAAAATCCGCACGAAAAATAAACAATGTATCAATAGCATTTAAACGCTATTTATACCATAAAATCAATAAATCCAACCGATTAATAGCCATTAAGGGAGCTAGAGGAACCGGAAAAACAACATTATTGCTCCAGCTGGCTAAAGATTACAACCCGGATGAGGTGCTTTACGTCGCTTTAGATGATTTATTTTTTTCTGAAAACACACTATACAGTCTTGCTGAAAAATTCGCCAAAATTGGCGGTAAAATTATTTTAATTGATGAGGTTCACAAATACCCAAATTGGTCACGTGAACTAAAATTAGTCTATGACGATTTCGCGGATTTAAAAGTCATTTTTACATCTTCATCCATATTGGATATTTATAAAGGAGAGTCCGATTTGAGCAGAAGAGCGGTAACTTACAATTTAGCTGAACTATCATTCAGAGAATATTTGTTGTTGTATGAGAAAATTGAATTACCTGTTTTAACTCTTGAAGAAATTTTAACCGACCATAAATCAATCAGCTTAGATTTATTAGAGCAATTTACCCCTTTTAAACACTTTTCCAAGTATTTAAAAATTGGCAATTATCCCTATTTTGAGAACAATAAGGAAGAATACTATCAAAAACTTAGGAACACTGTCAATCTCATTTTAGAAGTGGACCTCCAGACTACAGAAAATTTGGATTTCCACACCCTGGCAAAATTGAAACGTTTACTGTTTGTCATATCATCAAATGTCCCATTTACTCCCAATATCCTAAAGATTAGTGACACGATTCAGTTGAATCGAAATGCACTTGTTCGTGCTTTGCAATTACTTGATAGAGCAGCGTTAATTCGCATGGTTTACAAACAAACAAGAAGTATTAGTCTCTTAAATAAACCCGATAAAATATGGATGCATAATACCAATTTGATGTTTGCCATTAGTGGGGAGCATGTAGTAATAGGCACAATTAGAGAAACGTTTTTCATGCAAAATTTAGCTCATCATCATGTGCTGTCATTACCTGAAAAAGGGGATGTTTTGGTGGATAACACGCATCTATTTGAAATAGGCGGAAAAAATAAATCGAAAAAACAAATTGCGCATTTAGAAAATGCTTATGTTGTAAATGATGATATCGAAGTTGGGTTTCAAAACAGCATTCCGTTATGGCTTTTCGGGTTTCTTTATTGA
- a CDS encoding type II toxin-antitoxin system RelE/ParE family toxin produces MAKKIIWTVSAQFDRKEIFAYWNERNKSKTYSLKLNELFIEATELLALHPLTGRSTTIENIRVKIVRDYLMVYKNTESEVQILAIFDSRRNPDLFEEQIVSSL; encoded by the coding sequence GTGGCTAAAAAAATAATTTGGACGGTAAGTGCTCAGTTCGATAGGAAAGAGATTTTTGCTTATTGGAATGAAAGAAATAAATCAAAAACTTATAGTTTAAAATTAAATGAACTATTTATTGAAGCTACGGAATTGTTAGCCCTTCACCCGCTTACAGGTCGGTCAACAACTATTGAAAATATACGTGTGAAGATTGTCAGGGATTATTTGATGGTATATAAAAATACGGAATCGGAAGTCCAAATATTGGCAATTTTTGATTCCAGGCGAAATCCGGATTTATTTGAAGAGCAAATAGTATCATCATTGTAA
- a CDS encoding tryptophan synthase subunit alpha, with product MQSIRQTILSKGKNVLNVYFTAGHPTLESTGTIIKALADNGVDLVELGMPYSDPLADGPTIQKSSEIALKNGQTISNIFSQVKAVRDHCHVPVILMGYFNQMLQYGSEKFLSDAHNAGIQGLIIPDMPMEIYESDYKKLFDKYQMEVSFLITPLTSEVRILQADRLSSAFLYIVSQSSITGKQGGISDQQIEYFNRIKSMNLNSPTLIGFGIHNKTTRDIATQYSNGAIVGSAFIRILEEASDFKIKIEKFISSLN from the coding sequence ATGCAAAGCATCCGACAAACGATACTATCCAAAGGGAAGAATGTTCTTAATGTCTATTTCACCGCCGGCCATCCCACACTGGAGAGCACAGGGACTATTATCAAAGCACTTGCAGATAACGGCGTTGACCTTGTAGAATTGGGAATGCCTTATTCAGACCCGCTCGCTGATGGCCCAACCATTCAGAAAAGCAGTGAAATAGCGCTGAAAAACGGACAGACCATCAGTAATATTTTTTCACAGGTGAAAGCTGTTCGTGACCATTGTCATGTACCTGTAATTCTCATGGGATATTTCAATCAGATGTTACAATATGGAAGTGAAAAATTCCTTTCAGACGCCCATAATGCCGGAATTCAGGGGCTGATTATTCCCGATATGCCTATGGAAATTTACGAAAGTGACTACAAAAAGCTGTTTGACAAATATCAGATGGAAGTCAGTTTCCTTATCACTCCATTGACATCAGAAGTCAGAATTCTTCAGGCAGACAGATTGAGTTCAGCATTTCTGTATATCGTGTCACAATCTTCCATCACAGGAAAACAAGGTGGTATTTCAGATCAGCAAATAGAATACTTTAATAGAATAAAGTCAATGAATCTGAATAGCCCTACCCTAATCGGATTTGGCATACATAATAAAACCACAAGAGATATTGCCACCCAATACAGCAATGGCGCAATTGTAGGGAGTGCATTTATCAGAATATTGGAAGAAGCAAGTGATTTTAAAATTAAAATAGAAAAGTTTATAAGTTCTTTAAACTAA
- the trpB gene encoding tryptophan synthase subunit beta, translated as MKNATSYHVSDTGHYGEFGGAYIPEMLYANVEEIRTRYLDIIAEPSFQEEFNSLLKDYVGRPSPLYLAKTLSQKHGAHIYLKREDLNHTGAHKINNTIGQILLAKRLGKKRIIAETGAGQHGVATATVCALMNLECIVYMGAVDIVRQAPNVARMQMLGAKVVPAESGSKTLKDATNEAIRDWINNAETTHYIIGSAIGPHPYPDIVTRFQAVVSEEIKWQLEGKTGKDHPDYVVACVGGGSNAAGAFYHFLHDERVKLILAEAAGKGIDSGHSAATSILGTKGIIHGCMTLLMQTADGQIVEPYSLSAGLDYPGIGPMHAHLIKSGRATVHAATDDEAMMAVIELSRSEGIIPALETAHALAILGRIKFKSDDHIVVNLSGRGDKDLNTYLQYIEDHNISL; from the coding sequence ATGAAAAACGCAACATCATATCACGTATCAGACACCGGACATTATGGAGAATTCGGAGGCGCATACATCCCGGAAATGCTTTACGCCAATGTGGAAGAGATCAGAACAAGATATCTCGATATCATCGCTGAGCCATCGTTCCAGGAGGAATTTAACAGCTTACTCAAAGACTATGTAGGTCGTCCATCCCCTTTATATCTGGCAAAAACCTTATCTCAAAAACACGGAGCTCATATTTACCTGAAACGGGAAGATCTCAATCATACCGGTGCCCATAAAATAAATAATACGATAGGGCAGATTTTATTAGCCAAACGACTGGGTAAAAAACGAATCATTGCAGAGACAGGTGCCGGACAACATGGTGTGGCAACTGCAACGGTATGTGCGTTAATGAATCTGGAATGCATCGTATATATGGGAGCAGTGGATATCGTGAGACAGGCTCCCAATGTTGCCAGAATGCAAATGCTCGGAGCTAAAGTGGTTCCTGCAGAAAGTGGTAGCAAAACACTTAAAGATGCAACCAATGAAGCCATACGTGACTGGATCAACAATGCCGAAACCACGCATTATATAATTGGTTCAGCTATTGGACCGCACCCCTACCCTGACATTGTCACCAGATTTCAGGCAGTCGTCAGTGAAGAAATCAAATGGCAATTGGAAGGAAAAACAGGAAAAGATCATCCTGATTATGTGGTGGCCTGTGTCGGTGGCGGTAGTAATGCTGCGGGCGCCTTTTACCACTTCCTCCATGATGAAAGGGTTAAATTGATTCTCGCAGAAGCTGCGGGCAAAGGCATCGATTCCGGTCATTCGGCAGCCACCAGTATCCTTGGAACAAAGGGAATTATTCACGGTTGTATGACGCTGTTGATGCAGACGGCGGACGGACAGATTGTAGAGCCATATTCATTGTCTGCAGGGTTGGACTATCCTGGTATCGGACCTATGCATGCACATTTGATAAAATCAGGGAGAGCTACTGTTCATGCCGCGACGGATGACGAAGCCATGATGGCAGTCATTGAATTATCAAGATCAGAAGGTATCATACCGGCATTGGAAACGGCACATGCTTTGGCTATTCTGGGAAGAATCAAGTTTAAATCTGACGATCATATCGTAGTAAATTTATCCGGACGTGGAGACAAAGACCTGAATACCTATTTACAATATATTGAAGACCATAACATAAGTCTGTAA
- a CDS encoding DUF559 domain-containing protein has protein sequence MIIKVCGLKDVQNLTDISQLNIDMVGYNFYKPSARYLDHVLPDIPANIKKVGVFVNASLDAIKLKTALHKLDYAQLHGDESLSFCKEVKSFIPVIKVFSIDDDFNPDILKDFDFCDMFLFDTATKNFGGSGQKFNWNILYQYDIKIPFLLSGGIGPNDVDEILKIDHPLFMGIDINSKFEISPGMKKVAEVREFVGLLKNKSASRYPQSLKGRPTRFEVDAAEHSPLEVGGEKGEEEKISALDHHSLKGRHTLSDQKAEHSPLVIGGKEEQKAKHSPLGDGGEKGKKNENIEEFPPRYPHSLKGRSTRFEVDAAERSPLGVGGENSEVDDNAARYPLSLKGRPTLPEQKAEHSPSGVGGEKGNKIKEKKPALDPHSLKGRPTLSEQKAELSPLEVGGEKGKKIKERKSSRNPCPLRSRRAHSLKGRPTLPEQKAEHSPSGVGGEKGSEYLLIYDMFYGATPIIFEKAAALRKKMTIEELKVWNFLKTKPGGHKFRRQHPINFYVADFYCHPLRLAIEIDGHNHQNSLESDSNRETIFSTLGIKTVRFSNNEVNADFENVMNKITREILFHEKSESIRKI, from the coding sequence ATGATCATCAAAGTTTGTGGCCTCAAAGACGTTCAAAATCTTACTGATATCAGTCAATTGAATATTGATATGGTAGGCTACAACTTTTATAAACCCTCAGCAAGATATCTTGATCATGTACTGCCGGATATTCCTGCGAATATCAAAAAAGTCGGTGTTTTTGTCAATGCTTCATTGGATGCAATCAAACTCAAAACTGCGTTGCATAAACTTGACTATGCCCAGCTGCACGGTGATGAAAGTCTGTCTTTTTGTAAAGAAGTAAAATCCTTTATACCTGTGATAAAAGTTTTCAGTATAGATGATGATTTTAATCCTGACATACTGAAGGATTTTGACTTTTGTGACATGTTCCTATTTGACACCGCTACCAAAAACTTTGGCGGATCCGGTCAAAAATTTAATTGGAATATTCTTTATCAATACGATATTAAAATTCCGTTTTTGTTGAGCGGAGGTATAGGCCCGAACGATGTGGATGAAATACTAAAAATTGATCATCCCCTATTCATGGGTATTGACATCAATAGTAAATTTGAGATCAGCCCCGGAATGAAGAAAGTAGCGGAGGTTAGGGAGTTTGTGGGTCTGCTTAAAAATAAGTCAGCCTCCCGCTACCCTCAATCCCTAAAGGGACGACCTACCCGCTTTGAAGTTGATGCAGCAGAGCACTCCCCTTTAGAGGTCGGGGGTGAGAAGGGCGAAGAAGAAAAAATATCAGCACTAGACCATCATTCTCTAAAGGGACGACATACGCTCTCGGATCAAAAAGCAGAGCACTCCCCTTTAGTGATTGGGGGTAAAGAAGAACAAAAAGCAAAGCACTCCCCTTTAGGGGACGGGGGTGAGAAGGGGAAGAAAAATGAAAATATAGAAGAATTCCCCCCCCGCTACCCTCATTCCCTAAAGGGACGATCCACCCGCTTTGAAGTTGATGCAGCAGAGCGCTCCCCTTTAGGGGTCGGGGGTGAGAATAGCGAAGTAGACGATAATGCTGCCCGCTACCCTCTATCCCTAAAGGGACGACCTACCCTCCCGGAGCAAAAAGCAGAGCACTCCCCTTCAGGGGTCGGGGGTGAGAAGGGGAACAAGATCAAAGAAAAGAAACCAGCTCTCGACCCTCATTCCCTAAAGGGACGACCCACGCTCTCAGAGCAAAAAGCAGAGCTCTCCCCTTTAGAGGTCGGGGGTGAGAAGGGGAAGAAGATTAAAGAAAGGAAATCTTCCCGCAACCCCTGCCCGCTTCGGAGCAGGCGGGCTCATTCCCTAAAGGGACGACCTACCCTCCCGGAGCAAAAAGCAGAGCACTCCCCTTCAGGGGTCGGGGGTGAGAAGGGCAGTGAATACCTACTAATTTATGATATGTTCTACGGAGCTACTCCAATAATTTTTGAAAAAGCAGCTGCCCTGAGAAAAAAAATGACTATTGAAGAATTAAAGGTTTGGAACTTTTTAAAAACCAAGCCCGGAGGGCATAAATTTCGGAGGCAACACCCTATAAATTTTTATGTTGCGGATTTTTATTGTCACCCACTTAGACTTGCAATTGAAATTGATGGGCATAATCATCAAAATAGTTTGGAATCTGATTCAAACCGGGAAACGATATTTTCAACATTAGGCATTAAAACAGTTCGCTTTTCTAATAATGAAGTCAATGCAGATTTCGAAAATGTTATGAATAAAATAACCCGGGAAATACTTTTTCATGAAAAATCCGAATCTATTCGTAAAATCTAA
- the trpC gene encoding indole-3-glycerol phosphate synthase TrpC, protein MNILDTIVKRKTEEIAYRKSKIKESQLVKTEGFGRDCYSLSEYILNPALSGIIAEFKRKSPSKPNINLTANVENVTSGYVSAGASALSVLTDIDFFGGSDDDIQKARNINHIPILRKDFVIDPYQIIEAKSLGADAILLISEILRKGQINELSKVAEEFGLEVLFEIHTADQISKYNERIRNIGVNNRNLKTFTTDIRYSKDIFPQLPSDSIKISESGIDHPLLVVELMKVGYQGFLIGENFMKTEDPGLACATFINQINELK, encoded by the coding sequence ATGAATATTTTAGACACGATTGTTAAAAGAAAAACAGAAGAAATCGCTTACAGAAAAAGTAAGATAAAGGAAAGTCAATTGGTGAAAACGGAAGGATTTGGAAGGGATTGTTATTCTCTTTCTGAATATATACTGAATCCTGCTTTAAGTGGAATTATAGCAGAATTCAAGCGCAAATCACCATCCAAGCCAAACATCAATTTGACCGCCAATGTCGAAAATGTAACATCCGGATATGTTTCTGCAGGTGCTTCTGCTCTTTCAGTTTTGACAGATATAGATTTTTTTGGTGGCAGCGATGATGATATTCAAAAAGCCAGAAATATCAATCACATTCCGATTCTTCGGAAAGATTTTGTCATTGATCCTTATCAGATTATTGAAGCAAAAAGTCTGGGTGCAGATGCAATATTGCTGATATCAGAGATATTGAGAAAAGGCCAAATTAATGAACTTTCAAAAGTAGCGGAAGAATTTGGACTTGAAGTACTTTTTGAAATTCACACAGCAGACCAGATTTCAAAATATAATGAACGAATCCGGAATATCGGCGTAAATAACCGCAACCTCAAAACATTCACTACAGACATCCGTTACTCCAAAGATATTTTCCCCCAACTACCCTCAGATTCGATTAAAATATCTGAAAGTGGTATTGATCATCCATTATTAGTCGTTGAATTAATGAAGGTAGGTTATCAGGGGTTTTTGATTGGGGAAAATTTTATGAAAACAGAAGACCCGGGATTGGCCTGTGCGACATTTATTAATCAAATAAATGAACTGAAATGA